Part of the Oncorhynchus tshawytscha isolate Ot180627B linkage group LG07, Otsh_v2.0, whole genome shotgun sequence genome, TATGATGCACATTACACATGGTAAAAGACAGCATTATCAAGCATATCTCCATGCAGATTTCTGCTGCTAGGGCATCAAGGTCAATGCCACCGTCTTTGGTACTGAAACAAAGTTACGCAAATCACATATGATGCACATTACACATGGTAAAAGACAGCATTATCAAGCATAGCTGGGAACCACATGCTTCTTTCTCCATGCAGATTTCTGCCATATGCTATGTTACAAAAAATGCAGGtttacaggctgactacaccgctctcGTCGCGTGAGCGAgcatgcaaaataaatgtagaaatctatgttattcaattattgcgccaacgagcgtctgcgttgccaagggatAAAATAGAAGTAAGTTCTATTTGTGACGTAGATCGCGCTGCAACTCctgcctcccccatctcctcattggtaaatagaagcaggtacccacgtgccatctcctcattggttatacccacgtgggtgactgaaagacgaacgaggtcagtggcggtaatgcacctaatttatgaaagttgccaatcacaTTATAAAGTCAAGAGAAAAGGCCTAGAAGgaggagatgactagaaacgattcagttgaccgttttatgtgtagattaattggcggagtagaaaaccttgtgcatttcaggtaaaataccAACTGAATGTTTAAAtcctaggacaaattagctagctttcagcaagctagctaaaaagGACTAATTAGATAGCAtgggctagcttgctagcttgctagctaaattgccgtaaatgtttcatgcttttcgacctgtccccaaattaatataattggttcagagtttgttttaatATTTTAACCTTTGTGtggtgatcgcgtttggtgtggggggacaaaatacatttatgcacgatgacACACGAGCgtagccggtttgggttccgtgttagcaGCAAAATGATACAAACTAGCAATGAATGTGTGGGATTTCAAATATTTGCAGCCTTGATCCAATTAGCACATTTCACGCAAATATGATTTTCATATCCAGTCCAACAAAAAAGACAGACCCAGTCAGTCCTTCCGACCAAGACAGACCCAGTCAGTCAGACCCAGGACACTAAAAATTCTGTCAACAGAAAATGTTGACAGCTTTGAAGGCTTTACTGCAGACCTAAAATGACTCGCTGGTGGCCACAAATCAACCCTGCCAGTGGGAAGTGTGCATCCAACAAGAACAACACCACCACCTGAATGGCAGCTGCACACTTGACACTGTTACGCCTTCAGTCCAAAAAATGCAATAACTAATTCTAGACCTTCAGTCTTATGTCAGACGGGTGAAGATGAAAACCAAACATGAAAGACAAACAACTTCAGTCCCTAACCTGTAATGACCATTATGATCATCTCAACTACTAACCATCCACAATCCAACCACAATAACCTTACCTGAAGCAGCACATGGATCTTTGAGACTAAAAGCCCTACATTTGCTCAGCCTCAGACTTTATACAGAGGGTGAGGCTAGACTCCTTGCATGCCTGTTGCATCAGCAGTGGAAAGCACCTCTATGTTAGAATGAACAGGGCCCAACCCCGGGTAAAACACACAGGGTGCACAGTGCACACACTCTTGCCTCTGGGTAATGAAATCATGAAGAAGCAGCTGATAGAACAGGATAACTCCATCAACATTCTGTCTATCAATGTTATTCCTTTCACTTATTTACCTGTAATAACTACTATGAATATTGCTTATATACAAGTGCCTTTAGGGTTAGGGGCTAGTGGTTGTTTCTGGACCAGACCTGTAATAGTTGTTGGTTATGGGGAACAGAGAGGACCATAGTTAATCAAGCTTTAATATCCTTCCGCCATTGCTGTTCAGCGCCATCTTTAGCCCTGGCCTGGTATCATCTTGACCTCACAGCAGAGTTGACTGGAACAGGCTGCAGGTCAGCAGTATACAGTACAGGGGGTGAGAGCTCACCATCACGGCAGGTTAGTCAATATATATCCCTCAATAATCAACTTAAATGCCAGCACGACACTTAGCCTACTGTCGCTCTGTCTATTATCTGTCAAGGCTCATTCCCACAGTCAAAAGCAGACACCTGGTCTTGACTTACAAAGGGTGGATAAGAGTGCCTATTACAAGTAGCAAGTGTAGATTTGTGCACTTGGCAGACAAGCATCAGTTGTAGGGCTATGTCGTAATGAGACGTGAGTCAGTGTCAATTGACATCTCTATTCAGGAATGTATCAATTTATGAACAACAACATTGGTTAAGACTTTTGGTCGTAAAGCCTCATACTTGGCAATGGAAATAGTATATATATTCTAACCATTGAGATCAGTATACTGCTTTATTCTGAAGCCTAAACCGAGGACAACAACAAATCTCTAACTGGGGTTTAGATGTTTACTCACACGGGGTCACAGCCATTGAATGGATACTCAAGCCATAGAGGCGACAGTTGGGACAATGAATGAGGGCCCTTTCTGACAGCACAATGAAAAGGGATGATGTTGCAGGCATGGGGCATAGCCAGGCTGGAGGTCCTCACTTGTGTTGTCAGTGACTCAAAGATTCAGCAATAGTTCGCTGACAATGTCCTCCTAGAATTGCATCATGTATAGCTAGTTATCTGCGTTTCCCTATTAGTGGACGAGCAAGCTATCTAAGTTAGATCGCTCACGAGCTAATGTAAATTAACTTCATTATGTGACTGCATGGAGTCTGGCTAGCTGGTAGTAGGATGCCAATGTAGCTGCATAACATATGCTAGCTAATAGCGAGAATAATAGGTTTCATGTCTCTGTTGTTCAGCATCAAGTGTGTTTATACAAGATATAAATTGGTTAATTCATTGTCAATATGAAAGGTAGAAAACAAGTGCGCGAGGATAACGTTAGCTTATGAATAAGCCGGAGACGGGAGGCCTAGCCAAGGCAATCTGCCGCCACATGAAACTCATGGCTTCAGTATCATGCTAATGCTAGCCAGCTCAGCCTGTCCgacaacgttagctagctaaccgtTATAGTCATAGAAGTCTGTTGCATACATCACAACTTTCTCAAATCGTATGACACACGGGCCACACTATCATGTACCTGTCATCGCCTGACTTTTTCTGTTTCTTCCCCATTCtccttgtttttatttttatccaCAATGTTCAGCCTCGTTGTTCGCCGATACAGCACATATGGTTGGTCCAATGGGGGTTGTTCACACATCCTGCGCAGTTGCAGAGCGTTTTCTATTGCCTGTACTGAAGTGAAGGGCATCTTCACTGCGCAAACTGCGCAGGTATAATGGAGTAACACATTATTAATAGTATTAGTATTGTGACAGATGCaaagaaatgtgttgttttacagggtcagccagtAGTACGGCATCCCAGgggcaaattagggttaagtaccttgctcaagggtacatcgatagatttttcaccttgtcggttcAGGTATTCAAACTaataacctttcagttactggtccaacactaaACGCTAGGCCAAAGAGTTTTATAATCAACCCAAGATAGACAGCAGCATGTTATTTCCAATGAGAGCAACTTAATCATAGAGAGCACTGTGCAGAACAGGCAAccggtgggcagagccaagcacgagctagcgagatcctattggcacgTTCTaacatgtatttgcatatttcagtTAGGGAACGCCACTGTGTGCGTGTGAAATAAATCAATTGGCATTTCGCCCTTACACTCCTTCTAAAGctattttttacaactttggcaaagggtaaagtctctaaaacttagtccactctgttcataatagattttagttttgggaacagaaaacggGATGAATTGGGATGAAATGTTTCATGATGACAAAATTTGCAGAATGTCAGCCAAAATCCATATTGCTCCATCTTCCCCCACTGGCCTTCCTCTCATCACTTGTTTTTCAAAGCAGAGGATCATTGGTTGAAGGATGTGGGGGAAGCTAAGTTGTTAGCAGCACACTGACCCCCATTACAGAGGCAGCATTTATTGCACTCGGGAAATGGATGTAACCTATTTTCTAAAGGGTATATTTAAgaaataaggccagagggggtatggtatatggacaatataccacggctaagggctgttcttatgcacaacgcaatgCTGAGTGCCTAGATACAGTCCTtggtcgtggtatattggccatatctcacaaaccccagaggtgccttgtTGCTATTCTAAACTGGTTACCAGCGTAATTAGATGTTTATGCAAAATGCTATGGAAATACTTTGTGTGCATATAAAGCCAGGGTCTACAGATAACTTCCTAGAACGGCTATACAGAGAGCACCCCTTCCCTTGGTCCAGAGAAACTGGTGATTAAACCATCCCAATAACAAAACCCTGGACAACTCAGTATGTCATGCAGCAGTGCTTTATTCACATCATGAAGACAACTCTTCGGCACAGATTATACATCTTTCTTTCAAGTTCTTTATTTTGTGGGATTGTCCTCAGCAATTCTGCTGCGATTACTGATGTCTGATAGGGACATAATTTCCCACCTATCAGGTGTAAGGAGAACTCTCGAGACAACTCCACAGGTAGCCAGTCTGAGGGAACCTCAATGTCACAAGATTCTATAATGCCATTCTTGATGTCCATGTTTAGAGTTGCATTGCAGATAGACGTGTCATTTTTCAACTCAAAAGTCGTACAGATACTGAACTTAGGAGTCCTTCCAAAAGTCCACTCCCATGCCAACAGTTCACGGGCCATTCTTTGGATACCAGGCAAGGACAGCTCATCACTTGGGTCCACAAGTGTTACAGGGCTGCTGAAACCAAACTCTGTGTTGTACTGGGATGCCACTGAATCCATGATAGTGTCACAGTCCAACGTCGGGTCCTCATCCAGCAGGTTTTTCACAGGGGATGGCACGCTTTGCGTTGCATTGCTCTTGATACCCTGGCAGGTGGGTTTCAGCACCGCGGACAGCAGTGCCCTGTCAGCCGAACACAGCAGAGTGCAGTGATGGTAAGCTGCTGTCCTTCCCAATTTTGCAGCGGTTCCTGAAATCTTGTGTTGGCCATTCAGCAAGATGTCAAACCTCTCTGTTGCACGTACATCCATGTCTGGCCTGAGTCCTTTCAGAGCACTTGTCACGACTTGGAGATTCCTGTGACGGTCATAGTTTTTCTTGGATGTGAAGAAAGTCAAATTGACATTTCCTAAATCGTGGAATACAGTCCCGCCCCCACTGCGTCGCCTGGCGAGCGGTATCCCTTTCTGTCTCATGACCTGAAGGTTGCACTCTTGCCACGGGTTCTGATGTCTCCCTATCACCACCGCTGGGGCATTACTCCATAAGAAGAGCATACTCCGGTTTTGGAGGTCAACATGATCGTGTATCCAGTCCTCCAATGCTAAGTTTTCAAATATGTCTGTTGACACAGATTTGAGGATAAGTCCTGATTTACCAGTCTCGTCAATGACAGCTGACAATGTGCTCTTGGCTCGAGCCGATCGAAAACAGGCTTGGGATTGTGCGCACAAATTCGAGAATGTTCTTAACATCATCGCGCCTCTATCTGTCGTTTCTTCTGTGCATCTGAAAATACTTTATCACTTTTGTGGAATGAAACTTTTCCAAATACATGAATGGAAA contains:
- the LOC112237975 gene encoding lipoyltransferase 1, mitochondrial — translated: MMLRTFSNLCAQSQACFRSARAKSTLSAVIDETGKSGLILKSVSTDIFENLALEDWIHDHVDLQNRSMLFLWSNAPAVVIGRHQNPWQECNLQVMRQKGIPLARRRSGGGTVFHDLGNVNLTFFTSKKNYDRHRNLQVVTSALKGLRPDMDVRATERFDILLNGQHKISGTAAKLGRTAAYHHCTLLCSADRALLSAVLKPTCQGIKSNATQSVPSPVKNLLDEDPTLDCDTIMDSVASQYNTEFGFSSPVTLVDPSDELSLPGIQRMARELLAWEWTFGRTPKFSICTTFELKNDTSICNATLNMDIKNGIIESCDIEVPSDWLPVELSREFSLHLIGGKLCPYQTSVIAAELLRTIPQNKELERKMYNLCRRVVFMM